One Prevotella melaninogenica DNA window includes the following coding sequences:
- a CDS encoding HU family DNA-binding protein codes for MAFFKKVKKKITGLWYPQVVTVGKPVTTDQVADRLALISTVSRGDTYAVLKDLGGVLASFMAEGRTVKLEGVGTFYYTINADKGIAKPEEVTAKQIKGVRVRFIPESSRTQNNKVATRSLVSETIYWEEWKDEKKKEKEKGKKEEGGPEAG; via the coding sequence ATGGCTTTTTTCAAGAAAGTGAAAAAGAAAATTACAGGTTTGTGGTATCCACAGGTGGTGACGGTTGGAAAGCCCGTAACAACAGACCAAGTGGCTGACCGATTGGCACTGATTTCAACCGTGAGTCGTGGTGACACGTATGCAGTGTTGAAAGATTTAGGCGGTGTACTGGCTTCCTTTATGGCCGAGGGTCGCACGGTGAAACTAGAGGGTGTAGGTACATTCTACTATACGATTAATGCCGATAAGGGTATCGCAAAGCCTGAAGAAGTAACAGCAAAACAGATTAAGGGTGTGCGTGTTCGCTTCATCCCTGAATCATCGCGCACGCAGAACAACAAGGTTGCCACTCGTTCGCTAGTTTCTGAAACTATCTACTGGGAGGAGTGGAAGGACGAGAAGAAGAAGGAGAAAGAGAAAGGGAAGAAAGAGGAAGGAGGACCAGAGGCGGGATAA
- a CDS encoding DUF4249 domain-containing protein, with product MKKIFFLLFLALSVMSCKDDFSVSNLPDAKPKLVVYCMPSTSDTTYITVSRSIPLKQYNATEKNVMIDDAVISYQLNGQTRTVTALGNGRYRVVGQQKAGDKVQLRVEAQGLEAVESSTEIPQPIGISNIATRMVRMKRDPSANVEDFLQLQATFTDPAQTHDYYAVRVKSKKLRYLYIDCFKNMGGYMQEVMSYYSYADYMEGRKSNSYDSVAVRYDLETAYIPISTASEPLLNPLSDIDDDFDFSSDFYKQFYVFDDATINGKTYTLHLNVEPYTGIRDETKASLAELKTKYGIEEGLQLEFYHIAPAYYRFLQALNDVSNNSLAQAGLSTIRTTYSNMLNGMGICAGFNMSQAKH from the coding sequence ATGAAAAAGATATTTTTCCTCCTCTTCCTTGCCCTATCGGTGATGAGTTGCAAGGATGATTTCAGTGTCAGCAATCTGCCTGATGCAAAGCCAAAGTTGGTTGTCTATTGTATGCCTTCTACTTCCGACACCACTTATATCACGGTGTCACGTAGCATACCTTTGAAACAATATAACGCAACAGAGAAGAATGTGATGATTGATGATGCAGTAATCAGCTATCAATTGAACGGACAGACGAGGACGGTGACTGCCTTGGGCAATGGTCGCTATCGTGTCGTTGGACAGCAGAAGGCGGGCGATAAGGTGCAGTTGCGTGTTGAAGCGCAGGGCTTAGAGGCTGTCGAGTCGTCTACGGAGATTCCACAACCGATTGGTATCAGCAATATTGCCACACGTATGGTACGTATGAAGAGAGACCCTTCGGCAAATGTAGAAGACTTCCTGCAGCTGCAAGCCACCTTCACCGACCCTGCCCAGACACACGATTATTATGCTGTGCGTGTCAAGAGTAAGAAGTTGCGCTACCTTTATATTGATTGTTTTAAAAATATGGGTGGCTATATGCAGGAGGTGATGAGCTACTATTCTTACGCTGACTATATGGAGGGACGTAAGAGCAACAGCTATGATAGTGTGGCTGTAAGATACGACTTGGAAACAGCGTATATACCTATCTCAACGGCAAGTGAACCGCTTCTGAACCCATTGTCAGACATTGACGATGATTTCGACTTCAGTAGTGACTTCTATAAGCAGTTCTATGTCTTCGATGATGCGACAATCAATGGCAAGACTTACACACTTCATCTGAACGTTGAACCTTACACAGGTATAAGAGATGAGACCAAAGCGTCTTTGGCAGAGCTAAAGACAAAGTATGGTATAGAGGAAGGATTACAGTTAGAGTTCTATCACATCGCCCCAGCCTACTACCGTTTCCTACAGGCTTTGAACGATGTTTCGAACAATTCCCTTGCTCAAGCGGGACTCTCTACTATCCGCACCACCTACAGCAATATGCTGAATGGTATGGGAATCTGTGCTGGGTTTAATATGAGCCAAGCAAAACACTAA
- a CDS encoding TonB-dependent receptor, translated as MNKQFLLAALWLSPLGLYAHKANGIGAVTWKNEAPIERMIRGIDEDKTHLRFTLSGYVKDRNGEPLINATIYDLTTRQGTMTNAYGHFSLTLGEGQHEIRCSYVGYKTLIETIDLSANQNHDIILQNEAQLDEVVVTTDLNSPLLKTQTGKLSLSQKDIKTEYALLSSPDVIKTLQRTSGVADGMELASGLYVHGGNGDENLFLLDGTPLYHTNHALGLFSSFNADVVKNVDFYKSGFPARYGGRLSSVIDVRTADGDLYNTHGSYRIGLLDGAFHIEGPIRKGKTSYNFGLRRSWMDLLTRPAFAIMNHKSNDEDKLSMSYFFHDLNFKLTNIFNERSRMSLSVYSGEDRLDAKDEWHSNNSSGYNDVDIYVNRFHWGNFNAALDWNYQFSPKLFANFTAVYTHNRSTVSSSDEWRFTRPGEKEQLTLTSHGYRSSIDDIGYRAAFDFRPNPRHHIRFGQDYTYHRFQPQTYNRFDNYQTNSEAKADTIETHSYNKNVAHQLTFYAEDEMTLNEKWSLNGGVNADVFHISGKTFATLSPRLSMKFQPTERLSLKASYTLMSQFVHKIANSFLDLPTDYWVPTTARLHPMRSWQVAAGAYMKPNKHWLLSLEAYYKRSSHILQYSSWAGLEPPAANWDYMVMEGDGRSYGVELDADYNVSNLTLHGSYTLSWTEKKFDDFYDGWYYDKFDNRHKLTLTGRWNITKKIAAFAAWTFRTGNRMTIPTQYIGLPDVPAQEQGGLTFNSSDDNTLNFAYEKPNNVILPAYHRLDIGFDFHHTTKKGHERIWNLSFYNAYCHLNSMWVRVKIDSNNQMKIKNIAFIPVIPSFSYTFKF; from the coding sequence ATGAATAAACAGTTTTTATTAGCTGCCTTATGGCTCAGCCCTTTGGGATTGTATGCACACAAGGCTAATGGGATTGGTGCGGTAACATGGAAAAACGAAGCGCCAATAGAAAGAATGATTCGGGGCATTGATGAGGACAAGACGCACCTGCGTTTTACGCTCAGTGGATATGTGAAAGACCGTAACGGAGAACCACTTATCAATGCAACTATCTACGACCTCACCACACGACAAGGCACGATGACGAATGCCTACGGACATTTCTCGCTCACGTTGGGCGAAGGACAACACGAAATTAGGTGTAGCTACGTAGGATATAAAACCCTTATTGAGACCATTGACCTATCTGCAAACCAAAACCATGACATCATCTTGCAAAACGAAGCACAGTTGGATGAGGTGGTTGTGACGACAGACCTGAACTCACCTTTGTTGAAAACGCAGACTGGAAAACTCTCTCTCTCACAGAAAGATATTAAAACGGAGTACGCACTGTTGAGTAGTCCGGATGTTATCAAGACCTTACAGCGTACGAGCGGTGTGGCTGACGGTATGGAACTTGCCAGCGGTCTCTACGTTCATGGTGGTAATGGCGACGAAAACCTCTTCTTACTCGACGGTACACCTCTCTATCATACCAACCATGCCTTAGGTCTTTTCTCCTCGTTCAATGCCGATGTTGTGAAGAATGTCGACTTCTACAAGAGCGGTTTCCCAGCACGTTATGGCGGTCGTTTGTCGAGTGTCATCGACGTTCGCACGGCTGACGGCGACCTTTATAACACCCACGGCAGCTATCGTATCGGCTTACTCGATGGTGCCTTCCATATCGAGGGACCTATTAGAAAGGGAAAGACATCCTATAACTTCGGTTTGCGTCGTAGCTGGATGGACCTCCTCACACGTCCTGCCTTTGCAATTATGAACCACAAGAGCAACGATGAGGATAAGTTGAGTATGTCGTATTTCTTCCATGACTTAAACTTCAAGTTGACCAATATCTTCAACGAACGTTCGCGAATGTCGCTGAGTGTCTACTCTGGTGAGGACCGATTGGACGCAAAAGACGAGTGGCACAGTAACAATAGCAGTGGTTATAACGACGTAGACATCTATGTGAATCGCTTCCACTGGGGTAACTTCAATGCTGCCTTAGACTGGAACTACCAATTCTCACCGAAGCTCTTTGCTAACTTCACAGCCGTCTATACGCACAATCGCTCAACGGTTAGCAGCTCAGACGAGTGGAGATTTACACGCCCTGGAGAGAAAGAACAGCTGACATTGACCTCTCATGGCTATCGTTCATCTATTGATGACATTGGCTATCGCGCAGCTTTCGACTTCCGCCCAAACCCTCGTCACCACATTCGCTTTGGTCAGGACTATACCTATCATCGCTTCCAGCCACAGACTTACAACCGTTTTGATAACTATCAAACCAATAGTGAGGCAAAGGCTGACACGATTGAGACCCACAGTTATAATAAGAATGTGGCACATCAGCTGACTTTCTATGCCGAAGACGAGATGACACTCAACGAGAAATGGAGCCTCAACGGGGGTGTGAATGCCGATGTCTTCCATATTAGCGGTAAGACCTTCGCAACACTGAGTCCACGTCTTTCGATGAAGTTCCAGCCAACGGAGCGTCTGTCTCTTAAGGCAAGCTACACGCTGATGAGCCAGTTTGTACACAAGATTGCCAACTCCTTCCTCGATCTCCCAACCGACTACTGGGTGCCAACGACGGCTCGACTACACCCGATGCGCTCTTGGCAGGTGGCTGCAGGAGCTTATATGAAACCTAACAAGCACTGGTTGCTCTCGTTGGAGGCTTACTACAAGCGTTCAAGTCATATCCTACAGTATTCAAGTTGGGCAGGATTGGAGCCACCAGCAGCCAACTGGGACTATATGGTTATGGAGGGTGATGGTCGCTCTTACGGTGTTGAATTGGATGCTGATTACAACGTTTCCAACCTCACACTACATGGTTCTTATACCCTCTCATGGACTGAGAAGAAGTTTGATGACTTCTACGATGGTTGGTATTATGATAAGTTTGACAACCGTCATAAGCTCACCCTCACCGGAAGATGGAACATCACAAAGAAGATTGCAGCCTTTGCAGCATGGACATTCCGCACAGGTAACCGCATGACAATCCCTACTCAGTATATCGGATTGCCTGACGTTCCAGCGCAGGAGCAGGGAGGATTGACCTTTAATTCATCTGATGACAACACGTTGAACTTTGCTTACGAAAAGCCTAACAACGTTATCTTGCCGGCTTATCACCGTCTTGACATCGGCTTCGACTTCCATCATACCACCAAGAAGGGGCATGAGCGCATCTGGAACCTCAGTTTCTACAATGCCTATTGTCATCTGAACTCTATGTGGGTACGTGTGAAAATCGACAGCAATAACCAGATGAAGATAAAGAACATAGCATTCATCCCTGTGATTCCATCGTTCAGTTACACATTTAAATTCTAA
- a CDS encoding phosphatase PAP2 family protein, with protein sequence MKRFKEFLPILFVCLCCQAKASAVLQDSIRLADSIKTVDSLSLVADTGLVPSIKCVPAEGEDKSCNTSKPHFDRIIYTCTPLIINGLIMKGQSRQFRGLRNDYIPRFDNSLDNYTQYLPAVVMLGLKVSGVKGRSSWGRMLASDAMSVALMAGIVNSLKYSAQVERPDGTDLRSFPSGHTATAFMTATMLNKEYGYRSPWIGVGAYTVAAATGLMRMANNKHWLSDVLTGAGVGIVATELGYYFTDLIFKEHGLRKADVEEKFDKLQKPSYVGLNFLINEPLGTYLNGKGSKVKVSRGCTSAVEGAYFFNPYIGVGGRFSVTRTSVIVDNVKAEDNVFDTWKLGGGAYFSYPLSERWLLGSKLLVSSVFYPDIKLTDDLIDSHHGVGFGTGLSLTFRVRQHYNVRFLIDYNLLPYRVSGVRTCSHSLGLGSSFVISF encoded by the coding sequence ATGAAACGTTTTAAGGAGTTTTTACCGATACTATTCGTATGTCTTTGTTGTCAGGCAAAGGCATCTGCTGTATTGCAAGATAGCATACGGCTTGCAGACTCAATAAAAACGGTTGATAGTTTAAGCCTTGTTGCTGACACAGGTTTAGTTCCTTCTATAAAATGTGTTCCTGCGGAAGGAGAGGATAAGTCTTGTAACACTTCTAAACCGCATTTTGATAGGATTATATATACTTGTACACCACTTATTATAAACGGTCTTATCATGAAAGGGCAGAGTAGGCAATTTCGTGGTTTGCGAAATGACTATATACCAAGATTTGATAATAGTTTAGATAACTACACGCAGTATCTCCCTGCTGTCGTTATGCTTGGCTTAAAGGTTAGTGGCGTGAAAGGTAGAAGTAGCTGGGGGCGTATGCTTGCCTCTGATGCTATGTCGGTAGCGTTGATGGCAGGTATTGTTAATTCGTTAAAGTATTCTGCTCAAGTAGAGCGTCCAGATGGCACGGACCTACGCTCTTTCCCTTCTGGACACACTGCGACAGCCTTTATGACTGCTACCATGCTGAATAAGGAGTATGGCTATCGGAGTCCGTGGATAGGTGTCGGTGCTTACACAGTGGCAGCTGCGACAGGTTTAATGCGTATGGCAAACAATAAGCATTGGCTGAGCGACGTACTGACAGGGGCAGGCGTAGGTATTGTGGCTACAGAGTTGGGCTATTATTTTACGGATTTGATATTTAAGGAGCATGGGTTAAGAAAGGCTGATGTAGAGGAAAAGTTTGATAAGCTACAGAAGCCGTCATACGTTGGTCTTAATTTTCTTATTAATGAGCCGTTAGGTACGTATCTCAATGGGAAAGGCTCAAAAGTTAAGGTGTCGCGTGGATGTACTTCAGCTGTTGAGGGAGCCTACTTCTTTAATCCCTATATTGGTGTTGGTGGGCGGTTCTCTGTGACCCGTACGTCAGTCATCGTAGACAATGTCAAGGCTGAAGATAATGTCTTCGATACGTGGAAGTTAGGTGGAGGTGCTTATTTCTCTTATCCGTTATCAGAGCGTTGGCTTCTCGGTAGTAAACTCTTGGTTTCATCTGTGTTTTATCCCGACATAAAGTTAACGGACGATTTAATTGATTCTCATCATGGAGTAGGTTTTGGAACAGGTCTTTCACTGACCTTCAGAGTTCGTCAGCATTATAATGTTCGTTTCCTTATAGACTACAATCTCTTACCTTATCGTGTGTCAGGAGTGCGCACTTGTTCTCATTCTTTAGGATTAGGCTCCTCTTTTGTCATTAGTTTTTAA
- a CDS encoding WG repeat-containing protein, translating into MGCKTVRPADNPEHEYAVGGKWGFIDKQGNEVVPLQYDSIANYRQVKNNKVLVLKDGKWKALQLSGR; encoded by the coding sequence GTGGGATGCAAGACAGTGCGACCTGCTGATAATCCAGAACACGAATATGCCGTTGGAGGTAAGTGGGGATTTATTGATAAGCAGGGCAATGAGGTTGTGCCGTTGCAGTACGATAGCATCGCTAATTATCGTCAGGTTAAGAATAATAAGGTCCTTGTCTTGAAGGATGGTAAGTGGAAGGCTCTCCAACTCAGCGGTCGCTGA
- a CDS encoding TonB-dependent receptor domain-containing protein produces MYAQQWQLKGRLVEKVDRTTPLDAAEILVSPLGGDVTSSSLSDEEGRFALSLSSGKYVFRYRQLGDILKTDTLDVQADTDLGDIPLEIKKYTMKEVTVTSQRRMLSQKAGKLVYLVQNSPFAQGFSTRDLLHNIPRIDPTSEEIKIIGKSNVLVLVDGHRVNLEGKDLDMYLRTLPSENISKIELITNPSARFDAAGNSGVLNIILKSKPVGFDGKIHTLLTQRTHFAAEEGADLSFSSGNFSVEYKVDNSNEKRPQKMKSSYIYPTYTRVTNDYALNRYDILSQNLNSSYQIGHVKIGFFSTLNRSRNKGFHKGEMNFSDGSYPSNTYSEQTHDKYRLETISPYVEWKLDSIGKKLTLNYNYIHLSDDVNQVYDSGSAHPFSSSWDNYSNVVNTLSADLNLPFTWLNFEVGGKYSHFRTNNISDYGGSNGFLFKETITALYADVHRNFGPFYAKAGLRYEHTSNNGITLGGLTVSNKYHHWFPFAEFSYNPSDDHSFSLGYSKRINRPSMNNMDPTKVYRDTYSYSEGNDRLVPSIMDNLEFNYVFKGNLNVDLYYYHTSDAIQSLIQVVDDLYTKYYPKNCLTINTYGGDVSYNFSWGKFNLYTSASMYYLKAKSMAEELDDSDLKSLNTTLSANLSYRYKAMTIFANYYHVFPGVEESFHTGNIDCLGLGCKINLLKNKLLLNVLAQDIFGGTKAHNRVAYNDYMFRNNIDNDNTSLRVGLTYNFGKHKAKRTDVNINNSEMNRLPDIKK; encoded by the coding sequence ATGTATGCCCAGCAATGGCAGCTGAAGGGGAGGTTGGTGGAGAAGGTAGACAGGACTACTCCTTTGGATGCCGCTGAGATATTAGTAAGCCCTCTTGGCGGGGATGTCACTTCCAGCAGCTTATCGGATGAAGAAGGCAGGTTTGCTCTTTCGCTTTCTTCGGGCAAGTATGTGTTCAGATACCGACAGTTGGGCGATATTCTTAAGACCGACACCCTCGATGTGCAAGCCGACACCGATTTGGGTGATATTCCTTTAGAAATAAAGAAATACACAATGAAGGAGGTTACGGTTACCTCTCAGCGCAGAATGCTTAGTCAGAAAGCCGGAAAACTTGTATATTTAGTTCAGAACAGTCCTTTTGCCCAGGGGTTCAGTACACGCGATTTACTTCATAATATCCCTCGCATAGACCCGACAAGCGAGGAGATAAAGATAATAGGAAAGAGCAATGTTCTTGTATTGGTGGACGGACACAGGGTTAATTTGGAGGGAAAGGATTTGGATATGTATTTGCGTACGTTACCCTCTGAGAACATTAGTAAAATAGAACTCATTACAAATCCTTCTGCCAGATTTGATGCTGCGGGTAACAGCGGAGTGCTGAACATTATCCTAAAAAGCAAGCCGGTAGGTTTTGATGGAAAAATTCACACCTTGCTGACACAACGCACTCATTTTGCAGCCGAGGAGGGAGCTGACTTGTCGTTCTCATCAGGTAATTTTTCGGTAGAGTACAAAGTCGACAACTCCAACGAAAAACGCCCTCAGAAGATGAAAAGCTCTTACATCTATCCGACATACACACGTGTTACGAACGATTATGCTCTTAACCGCTATGACATATTGAGCCAGAATCTTAATAGCAGCTATCAAATAGGGCATGTAAAAATAGGATTCTTTTCCACTCTCAATCGTTCTCGTAATAAGGGCTTTCACAAGGGCGAAATGAACTTCAGTGATGGTTCTTATCCGTCGAACACCTATTCGGAGCAGACTCACGACAAGTATCGTTTGGAAACGATTTCCCCTTATGTGGAATGGAAGCTGGACAGCATAGGTAAGAAGCTAACGCTGAATTATAATTACATTCATTTAAGCGATGATGTCAACCAGGTGTACGATTCTGGCTCGGCTCACCCCTTTTCGAGCAGTTGGGACAATTACAGCAATGTGGTGAATACTCTCAGCGCAGACTTAAACCTTCCCTTTACGTGGCTGAACTTTGAGGTGGGTGGCAAGTACTCCCATTTCAGAACGAACAACATTTCGGATTACGGAGGCAGCAATGGTTTCTTGTTCAAAGAAACAATAACGGCCCTCTATGCAGATGTTCACCGGAACTTTGGTCCTTTTTATGCCAAGGCAGGGTTGCGCTATGAGCATACAAGCAATAATGGGATAACGCTTGGCGGTTTAACCGTTTCCAATAAATATCATCATTGGTTTCCGTTCGCAGAGTTTTCCTATAATCCTTCCGACGACCATTCCTTCTCTTTAGGATATAGCAAGCGAATCAACCGGCCAAGTATGAACAATATGGATCCGACAAAGGTTTATCGCGACACTTATTCTTACTCGGAAGGAAACGACAGGCTTGTTCCGTCCATCATGGATAATTTAGAGTTTAACTATGTCTTTAAGGGAAACCTTAATGTAGATTTGTACTACTATCACACTTCTGACGCCATACAGAGCCTGATACAAGTGGTTGATGATTTATATACCAAGTACTATCCCAAGAACTGCCTAACCATAAACACCTACGGCGGAGATGTTAGTTATAATTTCTCGTGGGGTAAATTCAACTTGTATACAAGTGCTTCTATGTACTATCTGAAGGCCAAGTCTATGGCAGAAGAACTGGATGATTCGGATTTGAAGAGCTTGAACACGACTCTCTCTGCAAATCTTAGTTATCGCTACAAGGCTATGACCATTTTTGCAAATTATTATCATGTATTTCCGGGAGTGGAAGAATCTTTTCATACTGGGAATATCGATTGCTTAGGTTTGGGCTGCAAAATCAATCTCCTAAAGAATAAGCTCTTGCTGAATGTTCTGGCGCAGGATATCTTTGGAGGTACCAAAGCTCATAACCGAGTGGCATACAACGATTATATGTTCAGAAATAACATAGATAATGACAATACTTCGTTACGTGTAGGGTTAACGTATAATTTTGGAAAGCATAAAGCCAAACGAACGGATGTAAATATCAATAACAGCGAAATGAATCGCCTGCCGGATATTAAGAAATAA